One Helianthus annuus cultivar XRQ/B chromosome 7, HanXRQr2.0-SUNRISE, whole genome shotgun sequence genomic region harbors:
- the LOC110867572 gene encoding SNF2 domain-containing protein CLASSY 3 isoform X2 — protein MDAKDQITHTPPSGVHLCHRCGWPFPNPHPSAKHRRAHKKICGTIDGYTSLIGSEVGSDDDKEKTPSPKIVEKVGGMRVSFSRSEDEVFSDAVTEFPDSGSASKTLDRDLFFSFKDAENDEISKVDASVEVSEKINTHVEKSEETEIATVGDSSESNHELTDTGLVKDGVMGHAPEPGHISHSQETKSIDVVEAEEEKGQESQTSESSTKEAIDSELTKTPPEVSAIVGGYHDNVKQEIKSDYVHVSEVVNDYKTVEETNIEKFGLEYEVSSEVVKESETDRLEEVAEEIMDKKSESDHKQDPEVAKEPASVQNVSVLIEKENSGAPNVQIQEVFDEPVAVITEKKDLEAHKLEKSSIQQIQEVVREPDTVLTEKEDLAGPHLEKELKEHTHKVFENPVSVLTEKQDLGVPDLEKNSKEQIQEVVKQPDTILTEKEDLGGPHLEEQSNKHNHEVVEKPDPVLTETQYMGPPKPEKCSKEHVEEPDLVLTKKEDLGALKSETCSKVDDNSSVVADVSIDNSVVNGKNASDVVRVPIEEAKIKNQDSGAALSAVSSGRSSLEGNWGSVSVLSTASIDAGSLQSTEKSKVNFGKSNAATSDVFEPPSFMTLVETESKDKKPESSEVLDSQKQPNSEVSQAGWFPTLTKVNNESEGRKRNEEAIAKVTNWSTGKQSIPLKNLLGEAKSPGGAQPEPVVKKDEAVVNPPVNNDVSSPPKLIDESKKGKKKVKGLSSWVPFVCCSSVNVVN, from the exons ATGGATGCCAAAGATCAGATCACACACACACCCCCTTCAG GGGTTCACTTGTGTCATAGATGTGGGTGGCCTTTTCCTAACCCACACCCAAGTGCTAAACACCGGCGAGCACATAAGAAGATCTGTGGAACCATTGATGGTTATACTAGTTTGATTGGTTCAGAAGTGGGTTCAGATGATGATAAAGAAAAGACCCCTA GTCCCAAGATTGTGGAGAAGGTAGGTGGGATGAGGGTGAGTTTTAGTAGATCTGAAGATGAGGTGTTTTCAGATGCAGTTACTGAATTTCCAGATAGTGGATCTGCAAGCAAAACTCTGGATAGGGATTTGTTTTTTTCGTTTAAAGACGCCGAAAATGACG AGATCAGCAAAGTCGATGCCAGCGTTGAAGTTTCTGAAAAGATTAACACCCATGTAGAGAAATCTGAAGAAACTGAGATAGCAACTGTGGGTGATTCATCTGAGTCAAACCATGAGTTGACCGACACTGGTTTGGTCAAAGATGGAGTCATGGGACACGCACCTGAGCCAGGTCACATTTCCCATTCACAAGAGACTAAATCTATTGATGTCGTGGAGGCAGAGGAGGAAAAAGGTCAAGAAAGTCAAACCTCTGAAAGTAGTACCAAAGAAGCTATAGATTCAGAGTTGACCAAAACACCCCCTGAAGTTTCTGCAATTGTCGGTGGATACCATGATAACGTTAAGCAGGAGATCAAATCTGATTACGTACACGTTTCAGAAGTTGTTAACGATTATAAAACTGTTGAAGAAACCAATATCGAAAAGTTTGGTTTGGAATATGAAGTTTCTTCAGAAGTTGTTAAAGAATCTGAAACCGATCGTTTAGAGGAAGTTGCTGAAGAAATTATGGATAAAAAATCCGAATCTGATCATAAACAAGATCCAGAAGTGGCCAAAGAACCTGCAAGTGTTCAAAACGTTTCGGTTTTGATTGAAAAGGAGAATTCTGGTGCACCAAATGTACAGATTCAGGAAGTTTTCGACGAACCCGTTGCGGTTATAACTGAAAAAAAGGATCTTGAAGCACACAAGTTGGAAAAAAGCTCGATACAACAGATTCAAGAAGTTGTGAGGGAACCCGACACAGTTTTGACTGAAAAAGAGGATCTTGCTGGACCCCACTTggaaaaagaattaaaagaacACACCCATAAAGTTTTCGAGAACCCCGTATCTGTTTTGACTGAAAAACAGGATCTTGGTGTACCAGATTTGGAAAAAAACTCAAAAGAACAGATTCAAGAAGTTGTTAAGCAACCCGACACAATTTTAACCGAAAAAGAGGATCTTGGTGGACCCCACTTGGAAgaacaatcaaacaaacacaacCATGAAGTCGTAGAAAAACCGGATCCAGTACTGACCGAAACTCAGTATATGGGTCCACCCAAACCggaaaaatgttcaaaagaaCATGTTGAAGAGCCCGATTTAGTTTTGACCAAAAAGGAGGATCTTGGTGCACTTAAGTCGGAAACATGCTCAAAAGTAGATGATAATAGCAGTGTTGTTGCTGATGTCAGCATTGATAATTCTGTTGTCAATGGCAAGAATGCATCTGATGTTGTTCGTGTGCCTATAGAAGAAGCTAAGATTAAAAATCAAGATTCTGGTGCAGCTTTATCAGCAGTTTCAAGTGGCCGCAGTAGTTTGGAGGGAAATTGGGGCTCGGTTTCAG TGCTTTCTACTGCTTCAATTGATGCTGGATCtttacaatcgactgaaaagtcAAAAGTCAACTTCGGGAAGTCAAATGCAGCAACATCCGATGTTTTCGAGCCACCGTCATTCATGACACTAGTGGAAACCGAAAGCAAAGATAAGAAACCGGAATCTTCTGAGGTGCTAGACTCACAAAAACAACCAAATTCCGAAGTTTCACAAGCCGGGTGGTTCCCAactttgaccaaagtcaacaatGAATCCGAAGGGAGAAAGAGAAACGAGGAAGCGATTGCAAAGGTTACAAACTGGAGCACCGGGAAACAGTCTATACCTCTAAAGAACCTGTTGGGTGAAGCCAAATCGCCAGGTGGCGCACAACCCGAGCCCGTGGTTAAGAAAGATGAAGCTGTGGTCAACCCTCCGGTCAACAATGACGTGTCATCACCACCAAAGCTGATTGATGAGAGTAAGAAAGGGAAGAAGAAGGTAAAGGGTTTAAGTTCGTGGGTACCATTTGTATGCTGTTCTTCGGTAAATGTTGTTAACTAG
- the LOC110867572 gene encoding SNF2 domain-containing protein CLASSY 3 isoform X1, translating into MDAKDQITHTPPSGVHLCHRCGWPFPNPHPSAKHRRAHKKICGTIDGYTSLIGSEVGSDDDKEKTPSPKIVEKVGGMRVSFSRSEDEVFSDAVTEFPDSGSASKTLDRDLFFSFKDAENDGANEFLNDPIEISKVDASVEVSEKINTHVEKSEETEIATVGDSSESNHELTDTGLVKDGVMGHAPEPGHISHSQETKSIDVVEAEEEKGQESQTSESSTKEAIDSELTKTPPEVSAIVGGYHDNVKQEIKSDYVHVSEVVNDYKTVEETNIEKFGLEYEVSSEVVKESETDRLEEVAEEIMDKKSESDHKQDPEVAKEPASVQNVSVLIEKENSGAPNVQIQEVFDEPVAVITEKKDLEAHKLEKSSIQQIQEVVREPDTVLTEKEDLAGPHLEKELKEHTHKVFENPVSVLTEKQDLGVPDLEKNSKEQIQEVVKQPDTILTEKEDLGGPHLEEQSNKHNHEVVEKPDPVLTETQYMGPPKPEKCSKEHVEEPDLVLTKKEDLGALKSETCSKVDDNSSVVADVSIDNSVVNGKNASDVVRVPIEEAKIKNQDSGAALSAVSSGRSSLEGNWGSVSVLSTASIDAGSLQSTEKSKVNFGKSNAATSDVFEPPSFMTLVETESKDKKPESSEVLDSQKQPNSEVSQAGWFPTLTKVNNESEGRKRNEEAIAKVTNWSTGKQSIPLKNLLGEAKSPGGAQPEPVVKKDEAVVNPPVNNDVSSPPKLIDESKKGKKKVKGLSSWVPFVCCSSVNVVN; encoded by the exons ATGGATGCCAAAGATCAGATCACACACACACCCCCTTCAG GGGTTCACTTGTGTCATAGATGTGGGTGGCCTTTTCCTAACCCACACCCAAGTGCTAAACACCGGCGAGCACATAAGAAGATCTGTGGAACCATTGATGGTTATACTAGTTTGATTGGTTCAGAAGTGGGTTCAGATGATGATAAAGAAAAGACCCCTA GTCCCAAGATTGTGGAGAAGGTAGGTGGGATGAGGGTGAGTTTTAGTAGATCTGAAGATGAGGTGTTTTCAGATGCAGTTACTGAATTTCCAGATAGTGGATCTGCAAGCAAAACTCTGGATAGGGATTTGTTTTTTTCGTTTAAAGACGCCGAAAATGACG gTGCTAATGAGTTCTTAAATGATCCAATAGAGATCAGCAAAGTCGATGCCAGCGTTGAAGTTTCTGAAAAGATTAACACCCATGTAGAGAAATCTGAAGAAACTGAGATAGCAACTGTGGGTGATTCATCTGAGTCAAACCATGAGTTGACCGACACTGGTTTGGTCAAAGATGGAGTCATGGGACACGCACCTGAGCCAGGTCACATTTCCCATTCACAAGAGACTAAATCTATTGATGTCGTGGAGGCAGAGGAGGAAAAAGGTCAAGAAAGTCAAACCTCTGAAAGTAGTACCAAAGAAGCTATAGATTCAGAGTTGACCAAAACACCCCCTGAAGTTTCTGCAATTGTCGGTGGATACCATGATAACGTTAAGCAGGAGATCAAATCTGATTACGTACACGTTTCAGAAGTTGTTAACGATTATAAAACTGTTGAAGAAACCAATATCGAAAAGTTTGGTTTGGAATATGAAGTTTCTTCAGAAGTTGTTAAAGAATCTGAAACCGATCGTTTAGAGGAAGTTGCTGAAGAAATTATGGATAAAAAATCCGAATCTGATCATAAACAAGATCCAGAAGTGGCCAAAGAACCTGCAAGTGTTCAAAACGTTTCGGTTTTGATTGAAAAGGAGAATTCTGGTGCACCAAATGTACAGATTCAGGAAGTTTTCGACGAACCCGTTGCGGTTATAACTGAAAAAAAGGATCTTGAAGCACACAAGTTGGAAAAAAGCTCGATACAACAGATTCAAGAAGTTGTGAGGGAACCCGACACAGTTTTGACTGAAAAAGAGGATCTTGCTGGACCCCACTTggaaaaagaattaaaagaacACACCCATAAAGTTTTCGAGAACCCCGTATCTGTTTTGACTGAAAAACAGGATCTTGGTGTACCAGATTTGGAAAAAAACTCAAAAGAACAGATTCAAGAAGTTGTTAAGCAACCCGACACAATTTTAACCGAAAAAGAGGATCTTGGTGGACCCCACTTGGAAgaacaatcaaacaaacacaacCATGAAGTCGTAGAAAAACCGGATCCAGTACTGACCGAAACTCAGTATATGGGTCCACCCAAACCggaaaaatgttcaaaagaaCATGTTGAAGAGCCCGATTTAGTTTTGACCAAAAAGGAGGATCTTGGTGCACTTAAGTCGGAAACATGCTCAAAAGTAGATGATAATAGCAGTGTTGTTGCTGATGTCAGCATTGATAATTCTGTTGTCAATGGCAAGAATGCATCTGATGTTGTTCGTGTGCCTATAGAAGAAGCTAAGATTAAAAATCAAGATTCTGGTGCAGCTTTATCAGCAGTTTCAAGTGGCCGCAGTAGTTTGGAGGGAAATTGGGGCTCGGTTTCAG TGCTTTCTACTGCTTCAATTGATGCTGGATCtttacaatcgactgaaaagtcAAAAGTCAACTTCGGGAAGTCAAATGCAGCAACATCCGATGTTTTCGAGCCACCGTCATTCATGACACTAGTGGAAACCGAAAGCAAAGATAAGAAACCGGAATCTTCTGAGGTGCTAGACTCACAAAAACAACCAAATTCCGAAGTTTCACAAGCCGGGTGGTTCCCAactttgaccaaagtcaacaatGAATCCGAAGGGAGAAAGAGAAACGAGGAAGCGATTGCAAAGGTTACAAACTGGAGCACCGGGAAACAGTCTATACCTCTAAAGAACCTGTTGGGTGAAGCCAAATCGCCAGGTGGCGCACAACCCGAGCCCGTGGTTAAGAAAGATGAAGCTGTGGTCAACCCTCCGGTCAACAATGACGTGTCATCACCACCAAAGCTGATTGATGAGAGTAAGAAAGGGAAGAAGAAGGTAAAGGGTTTAAGTTCGTGGGTACCATTTGTATGCTGTTCTTCGGTAAATGTTGTTAACTAG